Genomic DNA from Flavobacterium sp. N502540:
AGGATAAAAAGGATAAAAATCGAAATAGAAGCATTTGCGAATTTCATAATTTTAGATCAGGGTTTTTATTAGTAATGTTCTGTAATCCTCTTTTTTTGGATTATTGCAATCGGAATATTGTATTTTTCTGTGGAAATTTTCCATAAAATCGAAAATAATTCATTTTTAGTAAATGTAGTGTTTATTTTATTTAATTAACAATTCTATAACAATATAAAGTTGATTTTAAAATTTTGAAAATCAATGGATTATTTTTAATTTGATGTGTTTTTGTAATGTGTAAATTTATAGTTTGATGTGTTTTTGTAGGGAATTTTAATTACACATACTGAAATTTTAAATTTATTATTGCATCGAATTACTAATTAATTAACCAAAATTTTTAGAAAAATGAAATTAACAAAATTACTTATTTTTTGTTTTTCGTTTCTGTTGTTTTCAGTTGTCACAATGGCGCAGGATGTTACAGTAAGCGGAATCATAAATGATGAAAATGGAATGCCAGTTCCGGGTGCGTCTATTTTAATAAAAGGCACAAATAAGGCGACAGCATCTGATTTCGATGGAAAATTTCAGATCAGTGTTCCTGCAAACGGTACTTTAACATTTAGTTTTGTAGGTTATAATACTGTACAGGAAGCTGTAAACGGAAGAACTAAAATTGATGTTAAGTTAAAAGCGGAATCTCAGGCCTTAAATGAAGTTGTAGTAGTAGGATATGGTACACAAAAGAAAAGTGTCGTTACAGGTTCTATTTCCAGTGTTAAGGCAAAAGACTTGGAGAGTCTCCCTATAACAAGGGTAGAACAAGCTTTACAAGGCAGAGTGTCCGGGGTTTCTATAGCAGCAAATGCAGGACAGCCGGGATCAGCTTCTACCATACGTATTCGAGGTTTTACTACATTAAACAATAATGATCCTTTATGGGTTGTTGATGGTGTGATCGTCGATAATGGAGGTATTGGTTACTTAAATCAATCGGATATCGAATCTATTGAGGTACTTAAAGATGGTGCTTCAGGAGCAATTTACGGTTCGCGTGCTGCTGCAGGGGTTATCCTTGTAACGACTAAAAAAGGTAAAGCTGGAAGAATCTCCGTTAGCTATACGGGCTTTGCAGGAACATCTCAGGCGGCTAAAAAATTAGATTTGTTAGATGCTAATCAGTACGTAACGATTATGAATGAAGCTAACGTAAATGGCGGAACTCCTAATAGATATACCGTTCCTGCCAATGTTGGAAACGGAACAGACTGGCAGAATGTAATTTTTAATAACCATGCACAACGTTCTTCTCATGAACTAAGCTTTAGCGGTGGTAATGATACGTCAACTTTTTACATGTCTTTTGGATTAACAGATCAGGAAGGTATTGTAAACTCTGATATTTCTAATTACAACAGAAAAAATATCCGTTTGAACTCTAACCATAAATTAGGGAAGTATATTAAAATTGGTCAGACTTTAGGATATTCTCACGAAAAAACAATTGGTGTTGGAAATACGAATGATGAGTTTGGTGGACCTTTATCATCAGCGATCAACTTAGACCCACTAACCCCCGTACTTGTTGCTCCTGGAGCTGCAACTGGTGCAGGTACTCCATACGAGAATAAAAATGCACTTAGAGATGCAAATGGAAACTACTACGGTATTTCAACAATCGTAACTCAGGAAACCTCAAATCCATTAGCCTATACACAAACGAGATTAGGAAACAATGACTTCGCTGATAATTTTGTTGGAAACATTTTCGCGGAAGCGGAAATTTTACCGGGATTAAAATTCAAATCTACTGCAGGTGGAAAATTAGCGTATTACGGATCAGATAACTTTACACCAGTTTATTATTTAAATGGAGCTACCAAAAAAGATGTAAACGAATTGTTCCGATCGTACAAAAAATCTTTCAGCTGGAACTGGGAGAATACTTTAAACTACGATAAGAAAATTGGAAATCACCATTTTGGTATTTTAATTGGAAAAGGTACTTATGTTGATAATATTACTTCCGGTAATGATATCACGTACAGAGGTGTGCCAGCTACGACACATGCTGAAGCTTCTTTTAATGTCGACATTCCAATTTCTGATAAAATAGCAAACGCTTACAATGCACAAGCTTTAGAACACAGAGTAGAGTCCTTGTTTTCCAGATTAAACTACGATTATAAAGAAAAATATATTTTTACCGGTATTCTTCGTCGTGATGGTTCTACTCGTTTCGGACCAAATCATAAGTACGGAACTTTCCCGTCAGTATCTTTAGGCTGGGTTCCTTCCAAAGAAAATTTCTGGGGAGAAAATAAAATCGTGAATACTTTAAAAATAAGAGGAGGTTATGGGGTTACAGGTAATGATTCCTCTCCTGATTTCTTATACATTTCTACAGTTGGAATTCAAAGAAACTATACTATCGGTGGAGTAATTGTTAACGGACAAAGTCCAAATGCGATTCCAAACCCTGATTTGAAATGGGAAGAAACCAAACAACTTAACATTGGTTTTGAAACTACGTTATTACATGACTTCAATTTAAGTGTGGATCTTTTCAACAAAAAAACAGAAGGTATTTTAATGAAAGTACCGATTCCGGGTTATGTTGGAGCCACAGGTAATACTTATGCAAACTTAGCAGATATGGAAAACCGCGGTGTAGATATTGAATTAGGCTACCATAAGAAAATTGGAGAATTGAACCTGTCTGTTAATGGAAACTTCTCTTACATCAAAAATGAAATTACTTATATAGACAAAGGAGTTAATTTCTTAGTTGGAGACGAAACGGTACAGTCCAGTTCTTACGAAATCAACAGAACAGAAGTAGGTCATGCGTATAACTCCTTCTACGGATTTAAAACAAATGGTATTTTCCAGACTCAGGCCGACATTGATTCGTACAAAAATGCGGCAGGTAAAGTAATTCAACCTAATGCTAAACCGGGAGATTTCCGTTGGCAGGATTTGGATGGAGACGGTGTAATTGGAGCTAACGACCGAACTTTCTTAGGAACTTCATTGCCTAAATTCACTTATGGATTTACGATGAACTTAGCTTACAAGGGGTTTGATATGTTAGTTTTCGGTCAGGGTGCAGGAGGAAATATGATCTATCAGGGATTGAGAAGACTTGATATTTCTACAGCAAATTATCAAACAGAAGTTATGGGACGTTGGACAGGACCGGGATCAACAAACAGTTATCCTAGAGTTACTACAAACGACACCAACAAAAACTTTACGAATCCATCAGATTTTAATTTGCAAAAAGGAGATTTCTTCCGATTCAAAACAATCCAACTTGGATATTCATTTCCAAAAGAATGGATAGAAAGCATCTCATTGCAAAAAGTAAGATTGTATGTAACAGGAGAAAATTTATGGACGATTACCAAATATACTGGTTATGATCCTGAAATTGGAGGCCCTACTACAGCAGGGATGAACAACGTACAAGGTGTTGACAGAGGGTACTATCCTCAGGCAAAATCGTATATGTTAGGAGTTAATTTGCAATTTTAAATTTTAAAAAAAGATATTATGAAACTTATAAGTTTTAAACAATCATTATTCGCTTTAGGAGTGTTGCTGACACTTGGATCGTGTGATACCGATGAAAAATTAGAAGTAAAAGGGGATGGTGTAGTACTGGAAGATAATTTTTACAGAAACGAAACCGAGGCTTATTCAGGTCTGGTAGCAGCATACGATAAACTAGGAAAGTTTGCAGGAGCAATGGAGAATGCACCCTTATTATTCTTAAATTCTGCGTCAGATGATTTTTATGCAGGAGGTGGTGGTTCAGATGACCAGCCAGGACTTCAGGTGGCATCGAACTATTCTGTTAGTCCGGCGAATATTCCGCCGGCAATTTGGGCAGATTATTACAAAGGCGTGGCAAGATGTAACATCATGCTGGTAAAACTTCCGAATGTCCCTATGGATGCCGCTAAGAAAGCAAGATTTGCTGCAGAAGTAAAAGCATTACGTGCTTATTACTATTTTGATTTGGTGAGAATGTTTAAAAATATTCCTTTGATCCTGAAACCGTTAACGAAAAATGAAATTCCTTTAGTTGTGCAGGCTAAGCCTGACGAGGTTTATGCACAAATTGAAAAAGATTTGAACGAAGCAATTCCTGATCTACCGATGACCTTACCTGAACCGGAGTTAGGAAGATTCTCTAAAGGAGCTGCAACAGCACTTTTAGGAAAAGTATATTTATACGATAACAAAAAGCCACAAGCAGCGGCTGAATTAGCAAAAGTTAATGGAACTCCCGGAGGAACAAGTAGTTTTGGCTATAAGTTGATGGATACTTTCGCTTCTTTATGGGATCATACCAAAAAATTCAATTCAGAATCTATCTTTGAAATTACCTACACCGATAAATCCAATGCAGATTGGGGGAATTTTGAAAGAGGTGATGATGAAGGAAACGTTGCCGCTCAGTTGATGGGAATCAGAGATTATTCCAGAACAAAATATGGAAAAGCTGCACTTTTGCCAGATTATATTAATGGATGGGGTTTTTGTGTTGTTACCGCAGATCTGGCAAATACGATGAAAAGCGATCCACGTTTCGCGTCTACTATTTTTGATGCAAAGACCGCAAGAGCTACAGGAGATCCGGATAAAGATCCGAACACTTTGATTACTTACAAAGACAGTTATCAGGAGACTGGATATCATTTTATTAAATATGCACCAGTTAATGCCGATATCAAAGCAAGTAACCCTTTCTTAAATTTTGGAATCAATACCTACGTTATTCGTTTGGCAGATACTTATTTATTAGAGGCTGAAGCTTTAGGAGGAACAGGAGCAAGAGCTCAGGCACTATTAGATGCTGTTAGAGTAAGAGCCGGATTAACACCGGTACCGGTTTCTATTCCGGCTATTTTAGACGAAAGAAGATTAGAACTTGCAGGTGAAGGTCATCGTTGGTTTGATTTGGTGAGAACAGGTCAGGCTGCTGCCAAACTTGCTTTCAAAGGATTTCAGGCCAATAAAAATGAAGCATTCCCAATTCCATATAGTGAATTTAATAACACTAAAATGGTTCAAAATCAGGGATATCCACAATAATGAAGTAAGTTAAGTTTAAGTTTAAGGTTGGTTGTAAATAGCCCATTCTCATAATGATTATGGGCTATTTTTAAATCAAACCGGAAATCATTTGACTTAGAAATTTGATCAAAGTCTTAATTATTAAAACATACTCAATGAGAAAGATTGGCTATATTATTACTTGTTTATGTTTTTCTTTATCTGTTTTTCCACAACAGAAAAACCAAAAACAGCAACAAAAATTTACCACTACCAATAAAAAAATAACGGTTTATACCACAGCAGCAAATACACAATTAAGATTAACACCAACAGATCATTTAAATTTTACCGCATCCAGACAGCCTATAGAAACAGAGTTGTCCGTTTTTGTTGAACCATCCAAACGTTTCCAGAGTTTTCTGGGGATTGGCGGTGCCATTACCGATGCAAGTGCCGAAATTTTTGCCCAATTATCAAAAGAAAAACAGACGGAATTTTTAAACGCTTACTACGATACCCAAAAAGGAATCGGTTATTCATTGCTAAGAACAACTATTCAAAGTTCTGATTTTAGCAGCGGAAGTTATTCTTATATCGAAGAAGGCGACAAAGATTTAAAAACATTTTCGATTGATCATGACCGCAAATACCGTTTACCCATGATTAAAGCGGTCCTAAAAAAGGCTGGCGGAAAAATGATTACTTATGCTACTCCGTGGTCACCAAATGCTTTTATGAAAAGCAATAAGAATGTACTCAAAGGCGGAACATTACTCCCGGAATTTTATCAACCGTGGGCAAACTTCTATGCAAAATTTATAAAAGCATACGAAAAAGAAGGAATTCCAATTTGGGCAACATCCGTTCAGAATGAACCCATGGCCACCCAAACCTGGGAATCCTGTTTGTACACTGCCGAACAGGAAAGAGATTTCCTGAAGAATTACCTTGGACCAACCTTAAAAAAAGAAGGTTTGGGAAAGGTAAAAATTATTGCCTGGGATCACAATCGTGATTTAATGGTACAGAGAGCCAATGTTATTTTCTCAGACCCGGAAGCTTCTAAATATGTTTGGGGAATGGGTTTTCATTGGTACGAAACCTGGACAGGAGCTCAGCCGATGTTTGACAATGTCGCAAGAGTACATGAAGCATATCCGGACAAAAAACTCATTTTTACAGAAGGTTGTGTCGAGAAATTTGACGCTGCAAAATACCAATTCTGGCCAAACGCAGAGCGATACGGCACTTCTATGATCAATGATTTTAACAACGGAACCGTGGGCTGGACAGACTGGAATATACTTTTGGACCAATTTGGAGGACCAAATCACGTAGGCAATTTTTGCTTCGCACCCATACATGCAGATACCACTACAGGGGAACTCATTTACACCCCATCGTATTATTATATCGGGCATTTTTCAAAATTCATTCGTCCTAATGCCGTTCGTGTAAGTACTTCGGTAAGCCGCAGTTATTTGTCAAGTACCTCTTTTTTGAATACTGATGGGAAAATGGCAACCGTAGTGATGAACAATACCGACAATGCTATTACCTATAATTTTATTATTGCAACAGAACAGACCATTGTAAAAATTCCTGCACACGCGATACAAACGCTGGTCTATTAAAATTTTGTGAGTTAGTTAGAGGGGCAATCTGATTCGTCCGTTTCGCCCCTTGCTTTTTAATAATAATGAAATCGTTTTGAGTGTACCATGAAAGCCATAAATAGCGTTTTAATCGCCCCATTACTAGTGCTGCAATTCGTTGCTTCTTCAAAAGTTGGAGCGCAGTCTGCAGCACCCTCATTTAAATCAAACCCAAAAATACAAGTATATACTACTGCCGAAAACACCAAATTAAGATTGTCATTATCCAATGATTTCATTTTAAATCCAGCTTCACAGCAAACAAAAACAGCCGTTTCAATTACGATCGATCCTTCAAAAACAGACCAGACTTTTTTAGGAATTGGCGGAGCCATTACCGATGCCAGTGCAGAAGTTTTTGCTAAACTGTCATCCAAAAAACAACAGGAATTTCTAACCGCTTACTATGATAAAAATAAAGGAATAGGGTTTTCTTTGGCCAGAACCAATATGCATAGCTGTGATTTTAGCAGCGAAAGTTATACCTATATTCAGGAAGGTGACAAAGAGCTAAAAACCTTTACTATTGATCACGATAAAAAATACCGAATCCCATTACTCAAAAAAGCAATTGAAACAGCCGGCGGGAAATTAACGTTATTTGTTAGTCCCTGGAGTCCTCCGGCTTTTATGAAAGACAATAAGGATATTTTGCACGGCGGAGTTTTATTGCCGGAGTTTGCACAATCATGGGCCAATTATTATGCTAAATTTATAAAAGCATACGAAAAAGAAGGAATTCCGGTCTGGGGACTGACGATTCAAAATGAACCAATGGCAAGTCAGAGATGGGAGTCTTGCATTTACACCCCGGAAGCCGAAAGAGATTTTTTGAAAAACTTTCTGGGGCCTACTTTAGAAAAAGAAGGATTGGGATCTAAAAAGATCATTATTTGGGACCACAACCGCGGAGAGATGCTAGAGAAAAGAGCTAATTTAGTTTTTTCTGATCCTGAAGTTTCCAAATACGCCTGGGGAATTGGATTCCACTGGTACGAAACCTGGAACGGAGGCAGTCCGAAATTTGAATCCGTGGGGAAAGTACATGAAGCTTTTCCGAACAAAAATCTGCTTTTTACCGAAGGCTGTATTGAAAAATTTGACGCTTCGAAATTCCAGTTTTGGGGTAATGCCGAACGATACGGAATCAATATGATCCATGATTTTAACAACGGAACGGTAGGTTGGACAGACTGGAACATTTTGCTGGATCAAAACGGAGGCCCCAATTATGTTGGTAATTTTTGTTTTGCCCCAATTCATGCCGATACCACAAAAGATGAATTGATCTACACACCGATGTACTATTATATTGGACATTTTTCAAAATTCATCCAACCGGGAGCGAAAAGAATTAGAAATGTAATAAGCGACAAAAGTGTATTAAGCACTTCTTTTCTAAATACAAACGGAAAAATTGCCACCGTTGTAATGAATCAGTCAGACAAAGAAGTGGTGTACGAAATAGCAATCAATTCGGTGAAAAAAACGCTTACTATACCGGCTCATGCCATACAAACGTTAGTGTACTAGCCTCTTTTAGCAGCATATTAATTTAAAGAAATACAATGAAAAACACGAAGTTTATAGTAGTTGCTCTATTTTTTTGTGGAGCAGTATGGAGTCAGGAAGCCAGGAAAACGAGAGCAGATATAGATGCCAAGGTTTCAGAGTTGTTATCAAAGATGACATTGGAAGAAAAAGTAGGGCAAATGACGCAGATAACAGTTACTGTTTTTGA
This window encodes:
- a CDS encoding SusC/RagA family TonB-linked outer membrane protein; its protein translation is MKLTKLLIFCFSFLLFSVVTMAQDVTVSGIINDENGMPVPGASILIKGTNKATASDFDGKFQISVPANGTLTFSFVGYNTVQEAVNGRTKIDVKLKAESQALNEVVVVGYGTQKKSVVTGSISSVKAKDLESLPITRVEQALQGRVSGVSIAANAGQPGSASTIRIRGFTTLNNNDPLWVVDGVIVDNGGIGYLNQSDIESIEVLKDGASGAIYGSRAAAGVILVTTKKGKAGRISVSYTGFAGTSQAAKKLDLLDANQYVTIMNEANVNGGTPNRYTVPANVGNGTDWQNVIFNNHAQRSSHELSFSGGNDTSTFYMSFGLTDQEGIVNSDISNYNRKNIRLNSNHKLGKYIKIGQTLGYSHEKTIGVGNTNDEFGGPLSSAINLDPLTPVLVAPGAATGAGTPYENKNALRDANGNYYGISTIVTQETSNPLAYTQTRLGNNDFADNFVGNIFAEAEILPGLKFKSTAGGKLAYYGSDNFTPVYYLNGATKKDVNELFRSYKKSFSWNWENTLNYDKKIGNHHFGILIGKGTYVDNITSGNDITYRGVPATTHAEASFNVDIPISDKIANAYNAQALEHRVESLFSRLNYDYKEKYIFTGILRRDGSTRFGPNHKYGTFPSVSLGWVPSKENFWGENKIVNTLKIRGGYGVTGNDSSPDFLYISTVGIQRNYTIGGVIVNGQSPNAIPNPDLKWEETKQLNIGFETTLLHDFNLSVDLFNKKTEGILMKVPIPGYVGATGNTYANLADMENRGVDIELGYHKKIGELNLSVNGNFSYIKNEITYIDKGVNFLVGDETVQSSSYEINRTEVGHAYNSFYGFKTNGIFQTQADIDSYKNAAGKVIQPNAKPGDFRWQDLDGDGVIGANDRTFLGTSLPKFTYGFTMNLAYKGFDMLVFGQGAGGNMIYQGLRRLDISTANYQTEVMGRWTGPGSTNSYPRVTTNDTNKNFTNPSDFNLQKGDFFRFKTIQLGYSFPKEWIESISLQKVRLYVTGENLWTITKYTGYDPEIGGPTTAGMNNVQGVDRGYYPQAKSYMLGVNLQF
- a CDS encoding RagB/SusD family nutrient uptake outer membrane protein, whose protein sequence is MKLISFKQSLFALGVLLTLGSCDTDEKLEVKGDGVVLEDNFYRNETEAYSGLVAAYDKLGKFAGAMENAPLLFLNSASDDFYAGGGGSDDQPGLQVASNYSVSPANIPPAIWADYYKGVARCNIMLVKLPNVPMDAAKKARFAAEVKALRAYYYFDLVRMFKNIPLILKPLTKNEIPLVVQAKPDEVYAQIEKDLNEAIPDLPMTLPEPELGRFSKGAATALLGKVYLYDNKKPQAAAELAKVNGTPGGTSSFGYKLMDTFASLWDHTKKFNSESIFEITYTDKSNADWGNFERGDDEGNVAAQLMGIRDYSRTKYGKAALLPDYINGWGFCVVTADLANTMKSDPRFASTIFDAKTARATGDPDKDPNTLITYKDSYQETGYHFIKYAPVNADIKASNPFLNFGINTYVIRLADTYLLEAEALGGTGARAQALLDAVRVRAGLTPVPVSIPAILDERRLELAGEGHRWFDLVRTGQAAAKLAFKGFQANKNEAFPIPYSEFNNTKMVQNQGYPQ
- a CDS encoding glycoside hydrolase family 30 protein, producing MRKIGYIITCLCFSLSVFPQQKNQKQQQKFTTTNKKITVYTTAANTQLRLTPTDHLNFTASRQPIETELSVFVEPSKRFQSFLGIGGAITDASAEIFAQLSKEKQTEFLNAYYDTQKGIGYSLLRTTIQSSDFSSGSYSYIEEGDKDLKTFSIDHDRKYRLPMIKAVLKKAGGKMITYATPWSPNAFMKSNKNVLKGGTLLPEFYQPWANFYAKFIKAYEKEGIPIWATSVQNEPMATQTWESCLYTAEQERDFLKNYLGPTLKKEGLGKVKIIAWDHNRDLMVQRANVIFSDPEASKYVWGMGFHWYETWTGAQPMFDNVARVHEAYPDKKLIFTEGCVEKFDAAKYQFWPNAERYGTSMINDFNNGTVGWTDWNILLDQFGGPNHVGNFCFAPIHADTTTGELIYTPSYYYIGHFSKFIRPNAVRVSTSVSRSYLSSTSFLNTDGKMATVVMNNTDNAITYNFIIATEQTIVKIPAHAIQTLVY
- a CDS encoding glycoside hydrolase family 30 protein; amino-acid sequence: MKAINSVLIAPLLVLQFVASSKVGAQSAAPSFKSNPKIQVYTTAENTKLRLSLSNDFILNPASQQTKTAVSITIDPSKTDQTFLGIGGAITDASAEVFAKLSSKKQQEFLTAYYDKNKGIGFSLARTNMHSCDFSSESYTYIQEGDKELKTFTIDHDKKYRIPLLKKAIETAGGKLTLFVSPWSPPAFMKDNKDILHGGVLLPEFAQSWANYYAKFIKAYEKEGIPVWGLTIQNEPMASQRWESCIYTPEAERDFLKNFLGPTLEKEGLGSKKIIIWDHNRGEMLEKRANLVFSDPEVSKYAWGIGFHWYETWNGGSPKFESVGKVHEAFPNKNLLFTEGCIEKFDASKFQFWGNAERYGINMIHDFNNGTVGWTDWNILLDQNGGPNYVGNFCFAPIHADTTKDELIYTPMYYYIGHFSKFIQPGAKRIRNVISDKSVLSTSFLNTNGKIATVVMNQSDKEVVYEIAINSVKKTLTIPAHAIQTLVY